Genomic DNA from Pygocentrus nattereri isolate fPygNat1 chromosome 11, fPygNat1.pri, whole genome shotgun sequence:
attttgagGTGGTTGTATGAATATAATAAGAttaaaaaacatctagaaataagttgagtaatcatttaaagtcattttgagtAAATTTaactcactatattggcagataattttgcttgttttaagcacatttctaaaaacaagcaaagttaTCTACCAATATAGTGAGGTGGTGTTACTCTATAAACACAAAGAAATGTCTAGAATTAAGAAATTAGAAATTAGAAATTATTAGAAATAATTTTGCAATAAGTTTACAGCAATCTCAACATTAAGAATATTAAAGATATCCACATagaattaagatcatttcacttgcctagatatctttttttcagtgtaggcTAATAAGGACTAATGATTTCACACCTAAGAAAATGGGAAAGAAAACTGTATATTTTGGAAATACTGACTAATATAACTGAATAATGTGTACACAggatcattaaaaataaaagatcccatataaaaaagaaaagcagacaaTCAATTATTAGTCACGTTtgattttcttctgaaaactTAATCTACAGCAGAGAAACCTCAACAAGAAAAAAGTTAGCAAAGAAATAATGAACACGGCTCCCAGCAGTGTGAGCATAACATCCAAAGAGTGGTAGGCCATCCAGGACATTCTGAAAGACTGTGTGCGCAAATGAGGGGCACCTCCATGCCTCATAACATACTCAATCCAGAAGACTGCTCGATCCAGAGGTTTCATGGGCTGGTCTCGATGCAACCTAGACAGTCTCTGCATGTTCTCTCTGTAAGATGGATTATACAGCACCTCCTTCAGGGCGTCCAAAAACACAGTTTTGTCCAAAGTGGCAGCGTCCACAAGCTTTGCAGCTCCCCTTTTCCGCATCCTAGAGAGATTATCAGGCTGATCAAAGAGCAAAGGTAGACCTAGAAGGGGCACTCCATGGTAAATAGCCTCCTGAACACCATTGGTTCCTCCATGTGCTACAAACACCTTAGTCTTGGGATGACCAAGGAGGTCATTCTGTGGCATCCAGTCCACAAGCAACGTGTTGTTGCCAAGGGTGGCAGGCTGAGGTCCAGTGTACCTCCAAATGACTTTTTGAGGCAGTTGGGCAAAGGCAGCCGCTATCTCTTCAGTGATATCTTGTGGAAGTTGACCTATGATTGTCCCTAAAGACATGACAATGACACCATGCTCACCTGAACTTAGAACAAATTTTTCTAGATTATCAGGAAGTGGTTTAGAGGATTTGCATTGGAAGCCACCCATGTAGACCACGTTTGGCATTGTGGGTCGTGGAAACTCGAAAGTGAAGTCATTTCTCATGAGCCAGATGTCTGCATCCTGAAAAAGGGAGAAGTAATCAACTTCAGGCCCAAAGTACTTCTGACAGAAGGCTTTGTAGTGAGGATCTGCGATCACTGCCGCCTGGAAGAGggtaaaaacataaaacaaaacattctgaACCCTTTGAAAGAATGTCATTTTATCTGTTAGCTCTGCTCCAGGGACAGGTAcgtaagagagaggagagggtgCTATTGCAAAGTGGCCTTCTCCATGGACCGTCCATCGAACATTGAAAATCAGAGGAATATTAAAGTGGTATGCTAAAATTGCACCACCTCCAACAGCAGGATCTGCTAGGATTACATCATACTTGGCGTCCTGGATTGATTTCATCATGGCTTCATCCTCAAATATTTTTGTCAGTATCTTTGTCATATCTTTATGCAGGTCACTGAATTTGTAGATGATTTCTAATTCAAGAAGAAACCGAGAAAAAGAGCTCCCCTCTCTCCTGATCTCCAATAGCCGTCCGACCAATGAATCAAAGAATTTCTCATCAAACCCGCCTTCACTTGGAATAGTGATTGAAGTGTAGTAGGGAGACTCCTCCTTAATATACCAGCTGTTAGAAGCTCGCATCACAGTCAGGTCATGGCCTCTTGAGTGGAGTTTCTCAATGATGACTTTCATATTTACCCAGTGGCTTCCATCCAGAGGAAACACTAATACCTTTCCCCCATGTACGCCTGACATTGCAAATAAGACTGCCCATAATGTGACAGATACATGATACATCTTCATTCGCAGCCCTGTGAAGagaaaatgactttgttttatgGTTACATTATACAATTTAATGAAATTCTTGACATTATGAAATTATGATCTTTCTTCCCAGAAACATGGTGGATTTTCTCTAACATGCAGCCATGAACTGTTATGATTTGACTAAATAGTCAAGTAGGTTAACTGCAGAACCTGGAGCCTACagtcaaatgtaaacatttgggcacccctggtcaaattacatatttttgttgattttctaagtgaaaataacattctctacagagaacacacttaaatatggcatttttctgtaaactttactgcacaatttctatttatttgctacatttaatatattggaaaaaattaaacacacactcattatctaagccacttatccttctgggtcgcaagGGGAGCTGAAGCCAGTGGTCATTGGCTAGAAGACAGGAAactcgcagggcagacacagaggcatatatattcacacacacatttacacctaTGGGTAATTTGGCAGGGGCAATTtggcatgtccaactggcctgactgcatgtctttggacagtggaaggaaaccggagcacccagaggaaacccacgcaaacACAgggagaactctacacagagaggGCCCTGGTCGCCCTGCCAGGGAAACAAATccaggcaaaaataaaacataaaatgtgccattacttcTTCAAAGGCCacattgtatgttttgtttttttctgatatgttaaactcaacaaatgaataataactgtgtattaaaatgtgcagcggggtgttctctgtagaagatgtgttaattTATATACACTtaagttatttacatttatttaaacgtcatttgaccagggcatccaaacttttgcattcaactGCAAATAAGGCCATTCAACAATTACGTAAAAAGCAAGTAAGTACTAAGTAAAAccttatttatatagcacttttccagagtgactcacaaagtgctttacaaagtacttacaaataaaatacaaaacaattaaaatcaATATGATTATATACTCAAATAAGTAAAACACACAGTTTAAATACTCAAATGCGCACCGACTTATAAAGCACATTGATCAAAAGCTGTTAAAAGcaagagaataaaaataagtcttTAAACGTTTTTTTATAAACCTCATTTGATTCagagagtctgacatcagtaggaagattattccacaattttggAGCATAAACTGCAAGTTAGTAACCCCTGATTTGAAGACCTTAAAGTTCTTGCACTATGAAGAGGACGTAAGAGCTCAGTAATGTATGCTGGAGCCTCGTTATGAACAGCCTGATAAGTAAgcattaaaaattttaaatcaatTCTATAGCTTACAGGCAGCCAGTGTAGAGAAGCCAATACTGGTGTACTATGTTCCCTGCGCTTTGTCCTAGTGAGAAGACGAGTAGCTGCATTTTGTACAAGCTGTAGACGAGCCACCTCTCTCTGACTCAGACAAGTAAATaaggcattgcagtagtccaaACGGGTGGAGACAAAAGCATGAATaatttttcaatgtcagaaaaGGGCACGAAATTTTctaattttattaatatttctaaGTTGAAAAAAAGAGGATTGAAGAAGCTTCTTGATGTGTAAAGAGAAACTGAGGtgggagtcaaaagtcacacCGAGATTTCTCCCAAAGGGCTTTGCCTTTAAACCAACACAATTAATAGCTAACTGCACCTTTTTGGACATTTCCTCAGAGCCCACAATTAAAACCTCTGTCTTTTCATCATTTAGTTTAAGAAAATTGAGACATCCAGGTTTTAATGGCTGTCAGACAATTGGTAAGATTAGCCAGTCTACCAGTGTCATTTCGTTTGACTGATAGATATATCTgtgcatcatcagcataaaaatgaaaagaaacattaaatcTTTGAATAAGATCACCTAAAGGGAGCATATATAAAGAGAATAAAAGTGGACCCCAAGATAGACCCTTGAGGCACCCCACTGCTGAGAGATGCAGGGGCAGACATCCTGTCACCCACAGACACAAAAAATTACCTGTTtcataaataagaataaaaccattttagtgCTGTCCCAGAAATTCCAGCCCATTGACTCAACCTTTCCAATAAAATACCATGATCAATGGTATCAAAAGTTGCGCTTATATCCAAAAGAATTAAAAGTGATACCTCACCAGCATCAGCATGcattaaaagatcatttaaGACTCTCAGAAGAGCTGTTTCAGTGCTATGCTTTGGGCGAAAGCCAGATTGAACATTTTCCAGAATGGCGTtgtctttaaaaaactgcataagttGAACTGAGGCTGTCTTTTCCAAAATCTTGGAAATAAAAGGTAATTTAGAGATAGGCCTAAAATTATTACAATTTGATTAATCAAGATTTGATTTCTTAAGAAGTGGTACAACACAAGCTTGTTTAAAAAGGTCAGGAAAACAACCTGAAGTAAGAGATGCTTTTGTAATAGGTAATAAGCAATGAGCAACAGACAACAAGACCTTTTTCAAAAACTAGATGGCATAACATCGAACAGGGAAGAGGAAGGACGCAAGCCTTGCACAACAGATACTAAATCCTCCAAAGAAACTGGTTCAAATTGATCAAAAAGAACCATGTTACAAGGAGGAAGAGAAACCAATGAACTACTGGGTGGCAAAACAATGCTAGCTCTTAAGTCACTAAACTTATctataaaaaaatgtagaaacttTCCACAATCAATGTTGGAAGCTGAACTAGTAAAAGAGGCCCCATTTATCAACTGGTCAATGGTGGAGAACAAAAATTATGCTTATTAGCAGCAaccaagtttttaaaataagctcTTCTCGCATCTCTAA
This window encodes:
- the LOC108436944 gene encoding UDP-glucuronosyltransferase 2A1-like, with the translated sequence MKMYHVSVTLWAVLFAMSGVHGGKVLVFPLDGSHWVNMKVIIEKLHSRGHDLTVMRASNSWYIKEESPYYTSITIPSEGGFDEKFFDSLVGRLLEIRREGSSFSRFLLELEIIYKFSDLHKDMTKILTKIFEDEAMMKSIQDAKYDVILADPAVGGGAILAYHFNIPLIFNVRWTVHGEGHFAIAPSPLSYVPVPGAELTDKMTFFQRVQNVLFYVFTLFQAAVIADPHYKAFCQKYFGPEVDYFSLFQDADIWLMRNDFTFEFPRPTMPNVVYMGGFQCKSSKPLPDNLEKFVLSSGEHGVIVMSLGTIIGQLPQDITEEIAAAFAQLPQKVIWRYTGPQPATLGNNTLLVDWMPQNDLLGHPKTKVFVAHGGTNGVQEAIYHGVPLLGLPLLFDQPDNLSRMRKRGAAKLVDAATLDKTVFLDALKEVLYNPSYRENMQRLSRLHRDQPMKPLDRAVFWIEYVMRHGGAPHLRTQSFRMSWMAYHSLDVMLTLLGAVFIISLLTFFLLRFLCCRLSFQKKIKRD